The Pseudomonas eucalypticola genome has a window encoding:
- a CDS encoding glycosyl transferase family protein — MTDYPALLLETPAEHPFAPFVRALGKGKRGARNLTRDEAREAMGLLLDEQVEEAQLGAFLMLLRHKEESAEELAGFTEALRARLRPPPLTVDIDWPTYAGKKRHLPWYLLAAKCLAGNGVRILIHGGGAHTAGRLYTEQLLGTVGIPLARGWDAVGRALDSHGLAFAPLVDWAPQLQRMIDLRNTLGLRSPIHSLARILNPLGARCGLQSIFHPGYQAVHRDASGLLGDHAIVVKGDGGEIEVNPDSPSHLYGTTGGQSWDEEWPQLSAQRHVKPATLDPTHLLAVWRGDAEDSYGEMALISTMALALRGLGKNRDDAFATARQYWDARDRSI; from the coding sequence ATGACCGACTACCCCGCCCTGCTGCTGGAAACCCCTGCCGAGCACCCCTTCGCCCCCTTCGTTCGCGCCCTGGGCAAGGGCAAGCGCGGCGCTCGCAACCTGACCCGCGACGAGGCCCGTGAGGCCATGGGCCTGTTGCTGGACGAGCAGGTCGAGGAAGCGCAACTGGGCGCCTTCCTGATGCTGCTGCGCCATAAGGAAGAAAGTGCCGAGGAGTTGGCCGGTTTCACTGAGGCCTTGCGCGCTCGGCTCAGGCCTCCCCCACTGACCGTGGACATCGACTGGCCCACCTACGCCGGCAAGAAGCGCCACCTGCCCTGGTACCTGCTGGCGGCCAAGTGCCTGGCCGGCAACGGTGTGCGCATTCTGATCCACGGCGGCGGCGCGCACACCGCTGGGCGCCTGTATACCGAACAATTGCTGGGCACCGTCGGCATTCCCCTGGCCCGTGGCTGGGACGCGGTGGGCCGGGCGCTGGACAGCCATGGCCTGGCGTTCGCGCCGCTGGTGGACTGGGCGCCGCAGTTGCAGCGCATGATTGATCTGCGCAATACGTTGGGCCTGCGGTCGCCGATCCACTCCCTGGCACGCATTCTCAACCCGCTGGGTGCCCGTTGTGGCCTGCAGAGCATCTTCCACCCTGGCTACCAGGCGGTGCACCGCGATGCCAGCGGCCTGCTGGGCGACCACGCTATCGTGGTGAAGGGCGATGGCGGCGAGATCGAAGTCAACCCGGACAGCCCCAGTCATCTGTATGGCACCACCGGCGGCCAGAGCTGGGACGAAGAGTGGCCGCAGCTCTCGGCCCAGCGCCACGTCAAGCCGGCCACCTTGGACCCGACGCACCTGCTGGCGGTATGGCGGGGCGACGCCGAGGACAGCTATGGCGAGATGGCGCTGATCTCGACCATGGCCTTGGCCTTGCGCGGCCTGGGCAAAAACCGTGATGACGCCTTTGCGACAGCACGCCAGTACTGGGACGCCCGCGATAGATCGATCTAG
- a CDS encoding TusE/DsrC/DsvC family sulfur relay protein, with the protein MSELIVDGRPIALDQNGFLEDLTEWSKPVAEALAARESIALTPEHWEVLEVLRQFYQEFQLSPATRPLIKYTALKLGAEKGNSPHLNRLFNGTPAKLAAKLAGLPKPTNCI; encoded by the coding sequence ATGAGCGAACTGATTGTCGATGGCCGCCCGATCGCCCTGGACCAGAACGGCTTTCTGGAAGACCTGACCGAGTGGTCCAAACCTGTCGCCGAAGCCTTGGCGGCGCGGGAAAGCATTGCCCTGACCCCAGAACACTGGGAGGTGCTGGAGGTGTTGCGCCAGTTCTACCAGGAGTTTCAGCTGTCGCCGGCCACGCGCCCGCTGATCAAGTACACGGCGCTGAAACTGGGCGCCGAGAAAGGCAACAGCCCGCACCTGAACCGCCTGTTCAATGGCACCCCCGCCAAACTCGCCGCCAAGCTGGCGGGCCTGCCCAAACCGACCAATTGCATATGA
- the tusB gene encoding sulfurtransferase complex subunit TusB, whose amino-acid sequence MATLHVLSHSPFSDQRLASCLRVLGARDGVLLTGDAVYALLNDDLAHLAGRLYALEEDVKARALTTTAQVVDYPGFVQLSIDYDKVNTWL is encoded by the coding sequence ATGGCTACCTTGCATGTGTTGTCCCATTCGCCCTTCAGCGATCAGCGCCTGGCCAGTTGCCTGCGCGTGCTGGGGGCCCGCGATGGCGTGCTGCTGACCGGTGACGCGGTGTACGCACTGTTGAATGACGATCTGGCGCACCTGGCGGGCCGGCTCTACGCCCTGGAAGAAGATGTCAAGGCGCGGGCGCTCACCACCACGGCGCAGGTCGTGGATTACCCAGGCTTCGTGCAGCTTTCCATTGATTACGACAAGGTCAACACCTGGCTATGA